attttatcactgAATTTATCaaatcatatataaataactaatataacaaaatataaataatatactaaaatattcTGTTTTCGTATTTCCCGCGATTCGAAACAAACGAGGTACCATCGATGCGCGTCGCAGTGTATAAATCGATGCGCCTCAGCCGCGGGCTTTTAGCTACTTTTAGCCCACTCCAATTTTTCTGCGTCCCGGTTAACGGGGTTTTTACTTCACCGAACGTTTTAAAACGTCACGATGGTATGGTTTGAAAAATCACgattttcgataaatttgtcacattttaaaatatcgtgaGTCCTCGATTACATATCTTCTGCGAGTACTTTGGTGCATTTTTTTCGATAAGAACAATAAGAATATGATCTTGACTTTTCATTGTTCGAGTAGTACTTGTAATTGTGCCGAACGATTCGTTTAAAACTATGTTACTTGTTATATCAACAATTCACGAAACTTTGTTAACCCCGGAAATTTGTGTTTGGCAATACGGGGACTTGTATGTATGAGCtgcataattatattaaataatgagAATCAACGCAACGAAAATGAGTACTCCGATCGAGGAGAAGATTGATCAGAAGCTGAAGGTAAGCAgttaatatatttagtttttttaaacataatttagtgtttttctgataattttttaaaattcaaacattGTTAATGTGAAAGAAGTTACTGCAGTATATACTTATTCCACAGTCAAATTTTATCGTCAATTTTCggattactattattttaaaataacgaaatataaataacgtaatttttaagaaattttaaaaattatttatgttagaaatgtaatagtataatattaaaaaattatgttgtTTCATATTCTTACTTATTTCAACTGTATAGtcgtttaaatattaagatatataaaaaagtttGGTACtataagttaaaaataaacaattgtGAATTTTTTAGGAATATCTATATAATAGAATGCATATTTACAAAGTAATTGAATGAtacagttaattaattaatatacagggatatttgtaattcaaatagaaactgggattgattttttaaatttatcaatgatgagtttaatattttatcatactcctataatatatataactgcttataatggaattttatgtatatatcatttgtagatatgaaatatatgatTTGAAggatttgtatataaaaatttaatttaatgtatatatctcttttaatatatatttatataattcaagATAATTACTTCATTTAatgtttattcaaataaatcagatttcaatatttattttctttgaaaaggTGAGGACAGGGATGGTGAGTGTTAGTGATGGAAAAAGTAAGTCAGTACCAATGCGTTTACATCTGTCTATGGAAGTTTTAAAGCTCCAAAGGGAAGATTTAGAGGTAAAGTTTAATATCATCATATTATGTCATTACTATCTTATTTGTATGgtttataaaaagtaatactGATTTTCAGCAGACAGCGAATCATAATAAACCACCATTAGATGCTAAAGAGAGAATGGTGCAAATCACTAGACAAAAAGTTGGAGGATTAGGATTAAGCATAAAGGGAGGAGCAGAGCATAAACTTCCTGTACTCATATCTAGAATTTATAAAGGTCAGGCAGCTGATGAATGTGGTCAACTATTTGTAGGAGATGCAATTATTAAAGGTAAATTCAGTaatcattaaatataaattattaaataaatttttttttatcataattaATGGATGTAAATGATACGaactttgatatttctttatgaaaagatatttcatcAATAAGAATTGTATTTCTGTATATAGGTAGTCCTGAATGCTTATTCTATTTGTGTCAGACCTGTCAATATTGGTTTCTTcctttgaaatattgtttcatGTTAGCTATTCACCTATGGTGTTACAAAGTAAAACCCACATTTAAAATATCAGTGGAAATTATATCATCtaaagttataattttatttttttatagtaaatGGAGAATATATAACTGCATGTAATCATGATGATGCTGTTAACATTTTGAGAAATGCAGGTGATATAGTAGTTTTGACAGTAAAACATTATCGTGCAGCAAAgccatttttacaaaaaaatggtaaatatgatttattcaattttataatataaaatattttcttttgcatTTCACTTTAGAGCattaacataatttttagaaaaagaagagaaattagATAATGTTGCAAATGGAGGTTCAGAAGATGAATGGTTATCACCTAACAGACAAAGTGGTAGTCCTAGATGTGGTCATAGTAGACAAAGTTCAAATGCATCAGCCACTTCAATGCAATATAAGAAATGGATAGATGTTATAACAGGTtgaaataacgttttatgatatgtttcttctttatttatctAAGAGAGCTACTAATCTTATATAATTCCAGTTCCATTAATGATGGCTTATGTGACAAGATACATCTTTGGAACAGATAAGTTAAGAAGAAATGCGTTCGAAGTAAGAGGATTAAATGGTGCACGTACTGGTGTAATACACTGTGATGATAGTGCTATTCTGAGTCAATGGTTAAAGTATATAACTGATAATATTACAGGTTTAACACATTTACAGGTGAAAAACATAATATTCCaagttcatttatttataatttccatATACTTGTtcataatttacataattatttttcagatgaaattatataatcgTAATTTTGGAGTCGGTGAACGTATAGAATACATGGGCTGGGTTAATGAAGCAGTAAGCAATAGTAATCAGCCATGGCAGAGTTATAGACCGAGATTTTTAGCACTGAAAGGAcccgatttattattatttgaaacgcCCCCTGtaagtattaataaaaatattaacagtGTATATTGTACAACTAAATACTATGATTTATTTCTAGTGTAATATAGGAGATTGGTCACGATGTGCATTAACTTTTAAAGTATATCAAACAATGTTTCGTGTAATGCGAGAGTCCGAAAATGTAGATGAAAGACAGCACTGCTTTTTAGCACAAAGCCCGGGTAAACCTCCACGATATCTAAGCGTTGAAACTAGACAAGAACTCTTAAGAGTTGAGGCAGCATGGCATACTGCAGTGTGTTCAGCTGTTACACATTTGAAAGTTAGTAATAAGcttttatgtattttgttagaaattatttatggaattttctattataatatattttctcttatAGAGTAAAACATTTCCTGTTACTTTTAATGGAAGGAGTGCAGGATTAACCTTAGAATGGACTCAAGGTTTTACACTTTCTTATGAAGATATTGGAGagactgtatggcgttataaatTTTCACAATTAAGAGGATCTAGCGACGATGGAAAAAGTAGACTGAAGTTACATTTTCAAGAGTTGGATAGCATCGCTATTGAGACAAAGGTATTTATTTGtcataagtaaaaataatttatttccttatgttctttttctttgtagGAATTGGAATGTTCTCAGTTgcagaatttattattctgtATGCATGCATTCTTAACTGCAAAGGTTGCTGCAGTTGATCCAACATTTTTAACATCAACAACTCCGTAAGAATTGAAGTAAGTATTATTGCCAAATAAATCACAGAGAAAAATAGATCACTGTTCAACATTCatatatttgcataaacataCAGAAATATTCTAGTTAATAAATTAGATCAAAGATATGTCAAGTACTAGTCAATTTTTGAGAaagatatttatcatttttgaaaaaattatataaatgttttacTTTACTGCTTCTAGTTTTATTTGTATGGAATATTGGTGAATTTTTATAGTTAGCAATATTAATTGCCTTgagttattttaaattatatatattatgtattttatgttattttatgtatacgtGTTATTATGTACCTTGCTATTAATTAAGCACtgctatttattttttatatttcatagatTAAGtcgattataaaatacaaatattattgctTTACTTTTAGGAACGTTTTAtatgacatttttttaatataacagtcatattttgcatttattaCGAAAAACAATgtcagaatttaaaaaaaaactcgCGCTCGTTCATGATTTTTAAGTTCCAGTGATAAGGCAATCTCTCTTGAGCAATAAGTTGTACATTCAAGTTTCCTTTCATGTATATCGGGTGCCTTAAAAACCATGAACAAGATGTAATTAATAAGTTAAAAAAGTTGATAAGTTAAGCATCGAAGTTGAATAGTTCTCTAGAACAGCAAATCTTATGCATTTAATACCAATAAGTATGTATTACAttaggaaatttcattttatgttaaaaaCCGACATTTAAGATTACATTAGTctgatattaatttcaaatcaGTATTATTCgagcgaaataaaattatggtgTAATAATCTGATAGCAATAAGTAGTAACAATAGACCATGGTGgccatatattaaaaaattttgtttataaatatataaatgatgGAGGATAGATTACGAATTGTAGAAGCTTATCATTGAATGAGGTTTGTAAGTAATTAAATTGCTAATTatctctttttaaattttagcaGTGCATTTTTATATGGATTTTGATTTGTGCATAcaacattaatttaaaaaagatgaatattttttattttttctacatgagaattctattacattagaatttcttattacattgcaaaatttcattctcCTTCATCACATTTAAAAGCTATGATGTTACCAAGTACATTAAAGTAACTTTTGGAACAAGTATCACACCTTGTGCAATTAATCTATCAATTTACAAATCTATTTAGagcaataaatgtataatgaATGAAGAAACAAAACAAATGCTGTTTAGATTACAAACTGCACTTTGTATTAACCATGATACACGATTTTTATAGTTAAGATATTATGAGAATTTTATCATAACCGTCTCAAAAAACTAATAAAACTATGTGTGCttataactatatgtataaatatattctatttatcaATTAGTTATTCGACTTTCTTAGttaatttactattttaaaaaagaCATTTTTAGCACCTACATAGAGATGGATTTTAGTAATAAGAAAgttgttgaaaatttcatttttattgcacATTTTAAACGTCTCCAGTTACTTGTAGAAAGTGcctatattaatatatatataatacaatagcaATTATACAAAAgaacattattatttaaaattaatcttgtttattttattcttattatattatcagAGCGTTACCATGGTCAGAATTTTAGATACTATAATGGTTTATCATTAAAAGGCACTCTAGAAAGAtcacattattatattcaaGTGTTTCATAATGTGTTTTGTAATTTGgagtttttttatattttatgctaTGTTATGTTTTTCATGTTTATTTAAGAAACGACCATATGCATATAATATTGaacaataatacaatttagGGATTAAGTAAAACTTATTGCTGAATTTAATTACAGAAGCATTGCGgtgaattttgataaattttaatgctGTTAGAGAAAGAGACGAAATAGTCCAAAGAAACGAGAATACAGGGAAGTATTGTTTGTAGGCAATCACTCGTTAGACTcgcaatttaataaaagtgtAATATCTGAAAGAACATAAAAGTATTTCCAATACGAGTCAATGCATCCTTAAAACAATTGTAATTATTCCTAAGCAACTGTAATTACCAAGTGCAGAATATGTTGCAATATTCTATGATACTCCTGTTCTTTTATTGTACACATGCATCGCATGCATTCTATAGTTAAAtttagattattattaaaaaaaaactgCACAACTAGATTAAATAGATGAAATAAGTAAGACATGAAATTAAACTGAAAGAGTTAAGcataatgtatttatttgttatgaaTCATTGTTTTAAAAACTACATTTTCAAATGAGATCATTGGAGAATCCCCCAtgtgaaaatttgtaaatttttaaagatcataataagtatttatttatgtataaatgtatagaGTAAGTTAAATATATGCGATGTTGTAAATTTTAAGTTGAAATAACACAAgatttgtattataatttttaaaaattatttattacaataaagtATTGTATTGCATTTAATGAGCTTgcacaatattataatattttagaggATTCTACAATGCATTGGCATTTGCATAAGTATTTGAAATCATTCTGTGCTAGACACAAATATCAGTGTATATAGAAAAACATGGCCATACATTTTCTAAATGATAAGACTTCAGTTTGAAACTGTCAATTCTGAAATCCCATTTCTCTTCAGTTTTCATTAAATGCCAgaaaaaatctttttcaaaATGACGTCATTGATGTGGGATTACAGAAATATAACTGCTAAGAGCAGAAAAAAACATTcttatcttatattttaaaatatagtttatatgttataatgtctATCCACCTATTGACaatatgttttaaaatatattattgttagaagttaaaaatataaatttgaaatattttctaaattcctATCACCCAATCATACTACATTCTATTAATTAcagtttgttttttaaatattcaaataagttttttttagaatttttattgcaatcaaatttaataatgtagaaTTTCTACTTGTTTGTATAATCaagtttcattaattatttttttatacttaacTTTTAGACTATATGCTTTACTgatatgaaattgaaaattttttgtattaaatttcaacaaaagatcaatttatttatttgtatattttacacatATTAATTAGATAGTGatcgtatttatttaaatcttatATCAAACGATTACAGACATATTTTTATCAGAACAAGAATgaaataacagaaaatatatctttaattttcgaatatatCTGAAATATCAGCAGTCATAGTTATTTCTTGtacttttgtattttccaAAGGGAAACAATAAATTCGTATTCATATTTAGCGGCAATCATTCTTTATTGAATTAAAACCCCGAAAAAGCACGATTGTCTACTATGCatcgtataatgtataatgtagaTAAATAACCAtgtgaaagatattttaaaattctttatataaaaaagattgaATTATCAAATGAAAACTGATATATTCACAACATTTATGTCAAGAACGGAATTGTTGAATAGGTATTTGCTATAAAGTGTCAACTTGTGTATCAATATGGCGGCGAATCTTGAGGAAGAGCAAAGTTTAAGAGAGTGCGAGGAATACGTACAGAGACACAATATTCAACAAGTTTTAAAAGACTGTATAGTGCAGCTGTGTGTGGGGCGTCCTGAAAATCCCATATCATTCTTGAGAGAATACTTTCAAAAACTGGAACGGGTACGTATTGAATCATGCTCTGCTAAAATAACCTCAGATTCATTATTCTTTACTGGTTTCATCACTACTAATAAACTACTGATGTTGTTCACTAGTTTTTTTcatgtattttcttttattgttcAGATAACTATTCATATTGTGGTTATACAAAGctgaaaaaaaatatcaattaaaatgcTAAGCTGCATGTGTGCAGTAAGGATCTGTCAAAGGACAGATAAGAGAGTAAAAGGATCTGTAAAAGGACAGATAAgacaaaataatatctatacaaatcaatattaattacttgattttattaatacagaATTGTCAATGTTAATGGTACTTTCATAAATAGAGTCTGTAGTATTATCAAAAAGTTATCTTGATCAATACAAATAGAATGGTACGCACATAGCATATACATATCTCTTTAAATGTCACTTTATATTTTAGGAAGTTTACAAATAACATTTGCTggaatattattctatataattagtcattaaaataattaatatcagtattttaaaaaataaaagaattatgttCAATTAATGAATCTATTCATTACATAATGCAAAtccattttatataatagGTATTTAGTCATTACATATTTGGAAACAATATTATaatcatttaaatttcttttcttatgcCTTTTAATCATTAGCACTTGCATTTAATCTTACATACTTTCtgattttctatattattttatctatttttctaaaatattgtattctaACATCAATGTTTTTTGGAAAAAGATTCTATGTTGAATGCAcacataatttttaacattgtaATAAATGCCAGAGACTGTGAAGTATTTTTAACTAAACAAGCAACCGTTCAAAAGATTGCCGTTgcgtataaattaaaatatgatataaaattcgAATCGTTTATCGTTCGTGATcataatacataattttgagatttacgtaaaaaatattatataaacatcTACTTTTTAAGCCTTAACTGCTGTGATGTGATTCAGATCGTTAGTAAATAGCGATAAATAATCAGCGAAGGAAGGGCTCTACAAACGACTGACCTTGTATTATAAGGGTATCAAAGGTAGTTAGTGAGAAGTAAAACGCTctgatagaaaaatgaaaaatgtatatatagtatgtTTATCAATGATTTGATTCGCATCAGACTAATAAGTTAATTTGAATACTTGGCGccaaatgtatttatttaaacgcGTCCACTTCGCTAGTTTCTTTCGGTGGGGGGATACTAGCTAGTGGTGGGGATAGCGTTCAATATTACCAGTCATAAGAATCTTAATTCCGTTACTTTTGTCAACAATTATTTCTAGCATTTGTACGGTTGATATTATCGTTTTCTTTAGTTTGTCTTTTCATTTGCAATGAAAACCGGAATGTCTTTACGCAGCCATATCTTACATAGCAGTACtgaataatacatatatttttccttGGAGTTCTACAGCATTATCCTTGACATTAAGATTTTCGTATCTCCGTAAACAACGGCAGGACATTTAGCTGAGTTCCCTCCTCTTACTGCGTCGCAGCAGCACTACATAGTAGAAAATGATCGATAACGTTTTCCATTTCTGAGTGAATTACGCGATCAAATATGTACATCCAAAGTGGAAATATGAGTCACAAAATAAGATGCTCGTCATCGGTTCCTATCGCCGCGGATGTATACACGTATCGAAAGAGACGAGGTATGTGCAATTGTAGGGGCTGCTCTAAATATAGCACATGCTCGAAATATAACGAAGCGCGCAACCTTAGCCAATAACGATGAAAGCGGTGTAACGCGTTGTCGTAGAAAATGTGCGAAGCGCGCTGCGACAATGCGTTTTAAACAGTCGACACCGGAAGTATTGTTGTTGTTATCCATTGAATCCTCATCTGTCAATGAGTTATCCATATCAATCTGATGATTCTGAAGCAACGAAAATTCGACGCACATCATATGGTATATTTACCATCTGGCACGCGGCGTCGACTTTACATCAACTACCACGAAAGATCGTGTCGCATTAATCGAATTTGGCGAGACCTTAGAAAATTCTGAAGCGGCGCGCGGTAGACGTGGTAGCGCGCGATCAGCAACGATTGTGGTCGTGATTTGTGCGTTGCTCTCTTTCGCTTGCCAACCATTAAGAGAAACTTTACTTTTGTGATACAATTATTTGACTGTGAGACGACGAGTGTTAAAGAATATACGCGTAATCGGGTAAAAATTACGTGTGCACGTGTATTGAATATCAAGTAATATCGACAAATAATGTACGAGGTACGATCGCGAATATCCGATCTTATACAAGATTTATGCGTAGTGATGAATTCTGAAACACTTCGAATCGCatcaaatatgtacatacgcACACTTCGAATCATTTACCGCGTATGATTCGCtacttcaatttttaaaagtgTTGGTAGATCTTGAATCGTGAGTCTTGATAGATCTTGAGTCCTTAAAGTTCGGATATGCCTTGAGAGTTTTGATAGGTATTGAAGAACTGCAAAGACTGGAAATTTTCGCGAGTATTCGATGTTTTATatcttcgataaatatttacaatttcttatattatattttatttataatattttaaatttatgaaatattatataagatatCGAATGTCCAGTAAGTTCCCAAAATGTATTGAAACTTTGAAGAGTCTGATCTAATGGAAttctagcgtataacgatTCAAAACTTACCAAAAGTTGTATCAGTTTTAAGCATCGAATTATATTCGAAGTGgttctaatttttatattatagaaaacatCTAATTGCTTCAAAAATGAGATTCAAATATCCATCATTATTCATGCGTGTATTTTATGCATTCTAATATCTCTTCATATAACTTCTTGATTCTTGAATGTATTATTTACTGAGCAAGAGGCAATCTAAAGTTTATGCTTCGATATTCACTGAAGTTAAATCGCTTTGCTATAATGATTGTTAAGAGTCTTTACTGCGCACAATGGAATTGactgatataatattttacaatttctattatgtaattattgcaaagaaataaatgtGAGATATTCATGGAATTTCATCACagcttattaaaaataatcggATGGCATATTTTTGaaccttttttctttataatataacacacgtgatattttattgttcCAATGTCAAGTGAATGCCATTCCAGCACGTGCTAGGATCACTGACCAACTAatcttcattattttattgttcttTCGTGTGCGATAATACATTGTTAATTTGGAATTCATGTACATTCATAAAagagtattttaaatatgaaatatacacatacacacacgtgCGCGCTGTTCccttttttagaatatttttcttatttttaattgcattttatattaaatctttttattaataataattttgtttgtttaagctataacattttatattaactattttttattagaaaaattttgttcgtttAATGTAACTTCTgatcaattaataaaatatagtgaAACAAATG
This genomic window from Bombus fervidus isolate BK054 chromosome 5, iyBomFerv1, whole genome shotgun sequence contains:
- the Syn2 gene encoding syntrophin-like 2 isoform X1, producing MRINATKMSTPIEEKIDQKLKVRTGMVSVSDGKSKSVPMRLHLSMEVLKLQREDLEQTANHNKPPLDAKERMVQITRQKVGGLGLSIKGGAEHKLPVLISRIYKGQAADECGQLFVGDAIIKVNGEYITACNHDDAVNILRNAGDIVVLTVKHYRAAKPFLQKNEKEEKLDNVANGGSEDEWLSPNRQSGSPRCGHSRQSSNASATSMQYKKWIDVITVPLMMAYVTRYIFGTDKLRRNAFEVRGLNGARTGVIHCDDSAILSQWLKYITDNITGLTHLQMKLYNRNFGVGERIEYMGWVNEAVSNSNQPWQSYRPRFLALKGPDLLLFETPPCNIGDWSRCALTFKVYQTMFRVMRESENVDERQHCFLAQSPGKPPRYLSVETRQELLRVEAAWHTAVCSAVTHLKSKTFPVTFNGRSAGLTLEWTQGFTLSYEDIGETVWRYKFSQLRGSSDDGKSRLKLHFQELDSIAIETKELECSQLQNLLFCMHAFLTAKVAAVDPTFLTSTTP
- the Syn2 gene encoding syntrophin-like 2 isoform X2, with amino-acid sequence MRINATKMSTPIEEKIDQKLKVRTGMVSVSDGKSKSVPMRLHLSMEVLKLQREDLETANHNKPPLDAKERMVQITRQKVGGLGLSIKGGAEHKLPVLISRIYKGQAADECGQLFVGDAIIKVNGEYITACNHDDAVNILRNAGDIVVLTVKHYRAAKPFLQKNEKEEKLDNVANGGSEDEWLSPNRQSGSPRCGHSRQSSNASATSMQYKKWIDVITVPLMMAYVTRYIFGTDKLRRNAFEVRGLNGARTGVIHCDDSAILSQWLKYITDNITGLTHLQMKLYNRNFGVGERIEYMGWVNEAVSNSNQPWQSYRPRFLALKGPDLLLFETPPCNIGDWSRCALTFKVYQTMFRVMRESENVDERQHCFLAQSPGKPPRYLSVETRQELLRVEAAWHTAVCSAVTHLKSKTFPVTFNGRSAGLTLEWTQGFTLSYEDIGETVWRYKFSQLRGSSDDGKSRLKLHFQELDSIAIETKELECSQLQNLLFCMHAFLTAKVAAVDPTFLTSTTP